The DNA sequence tgtacctgaagctcttCCCCAAGTTAGTGGCATGTACAtcaagagcaaaaataattggttAGTGGCATGTACAATAAGACCAAAAATACCGAAGAATCTAACTATGGTACAACCTCTTTGCTTCAGCCTACATTGGACAAAAGATCTGATCGAAGCATAACTAATAGTTTCTTATTTTCTTTAATCTTGCCTTAGATGTGCACAAGGAAAAGATGATTCATCAAACAATGTGCTGAATTATTCCAAAATTTGTCCTATAGACACCGCAAAAGTTAATGGTAAGAAATGTTCAATTTGATTGTCACAGCACAACCGAACCTTCTTCGACTTAGCCTTTGCAAGTTTATCAGCAGAATTCGTCGACCATACTGCTACTCTGTAACAATCCAATGCATGTTTGCATGTGTTTCTTATTCTATGTAACATTGAGGTTTTCCTTCATGTATAGAACTTTACACCTGCATGAACCCGGAAATTAGACAAAATTGAGTTAAGAATGAAGAGCTTTTGAGAACTTACCGAGATCATCTTTGTCAATTGGTCTCTAGATCTCTAGAACAATGACTGCAGGAAAGGTAAAAAAGCCAATCTTCCATTTAGCAGGTGTTCAAACATGCATTACCACATGTTGCTAGTGCTCAAATTCCAACAGTAACTGAACTTACACTCTGAATCTGTCTTGACCCATTTACACTGAGCTTTCTTcttgtcttcctcttctccttcccttGTTCTCTCAGCTGGTTTGTTCTCCAAGTATTTCTTCTTTGATGAAGCTGGAGCAGAGTTTGGTTGGGACATCTTCTTGGCAAGAATTGCCCTCAAGATCTGTTATGCAGCATTGTGAAGCACTACAAAAGTTTCACCATCAATTCCGAAAATTTTGGTTGGTTTGCAATGCATGGATTCATACCTTCTCCATCCTTGATTCAGGCGCGGGATCCCTAGAGCTCGGAGCTGGTGCAAAGCCACCACCGCATACAAACACCTTCTTGAGAAGAAAGGAGATGGATTTCTTCTTGATCGTGTTGCGGTTGCCCAACAAAGAATCTCTCAATTTGCTTAGCATGATCTTGGTATTCGGCGAGAGGTCACCATTGTTCTCATTTTCCGAGCACTCATGCTTTGTGTTTGCTGTCCTATCGACCTCCAAGCTTGACGGGCAATTCAGGAATCTGTTCAGTGGCAGGTTAGCTCGATCTTCTTCACCGATCTCCGATCCATTGGACTTGAGTTTCGACTTGCGTGTCAGAAGCTTTTTTAGTTCTTTCTGTAGTTTGTTAACCTCTTCGATCGTGAAGTCCGATAAATCTTGTGAGGAATCCAAGTCTTGGGAGTACTCGACTCTATGAGATTCTTCCTTCAGATCATTGTTGCCTAATGTCCCAATTGTCAACAGTGCTTGTGGCCAGTCATTGGGTTCTTCTTTCTGATTGCCAGACATTGAAGCATCTAAAGAACACAATTGAGATCAGATTTCATTCAGCAAAGCTGAATTTTTGTAGCcactgatcaatgttataatcatctGTTGTTGTGAAAGGTGAAAGACATGATGAACTGGTGATATTCTTAGCATCTACAGAATCCTCTACAATATAATATCAAAGAAAAGGCAACAAAGAACAGACACATAAAATTCATAGTTATTTTGAGATATATAACTTATTTAGTGGAAACCACTGGAAACTGATGGAGGAAACAACAATCACTTGTATCagacacaaatgcaaacatggcaGAAACTATTTCATCCAAAAGCGAAGTGAGCTTTACTTACAATGGGCTGAACTCACTCCAGCATCAAATTTCTTCTTCTCCTGTCTGCCATGAAACTTGTTTTGCACCCAGCTGAGGATCTGAATACAAGACTCAAGTGCTATTGGAACCCTAACAGCAACATGGAAAAGCAAAATTCCTGGCTAGAAACATAAAAGCTACTTCAAGAGTTTCTAGTCCTTACTCTCATAGTTTCTTCAGTAGGACTAGACAGCAAAGGCCTCCCTCTCTGTAGTCCAAGAGTGTCTGTGATTAtaatggaagaaaagaaagaacagatATCCTCACAACTCTGGTCTTCAGCCAATAGGGAGTGTGGATGGTTAAATAGACTGGGAGAGCAGTGATGCAGAATCCCATGTCCAATCTATACTGCTGGTCTAATGGCATCATTTCCTATTGTCCAAGTCCCTAGACAGAGACTTCAAGCCCCTGAGACAtcttttttcctctctctctctctccctctctacaacagataaaaaaaataatgtttttaGCCACCTAAGCCACCCTTCTTCCACATATCTCCTAATAGATGTTGCATGACCATGGCATTTGGTTTGCAACACACAGGCATTGTGAGCATAAGATTCTGACATTAGCTTCTGCATCTTGAGCTTTTGCTGCAGATGAGCCCTTGAAGTTGCAGACATTTGATTGACATAGAAGAAGAGAAGTAATCACTGAGAAGTTGTAGGGAATTTGGGGTGCTCAATTAACATTAGCAGTCACCTACTCtttcatgctctctctctctctctctctctctctctctctctctctctctctctgtggagcAACCTGGGAGAAGAATATGCAGATAaattcacctcattccttctcaaCACCCACATTCTTCCCTGGAAATCACAACCCTGCTGGAACACACACAACCATGGCCAGACAGGGCCTTCAAAGGATAAGGCTTGGACATGACTGCTTGTTTCCTTGGTTACATACAGCCTTTAACCCATTTCCACCTCAGGGTTTCTAGCTAGGCTTGTGAACTTTCCACTTTTCCAAGCTCTTGATAGAATAAGCAAACcaagaaagatgtttcatgtgCTTACAAAGACATAGTTAGCATTTCTAGGGTAATTTGTCAGTGTAGTTATGCATATGTTATGAGACTTTTCTATATTTCTTGACTTTAATCTCCATCAATTGATTATTAGAGAATTATCACTTTTAGGTTAAGAAGACATCATGATTATGATAATATTTGGGTCAATTGTGACCCAATTGGCCCTTGATCAATTATAATTTTTCCTAAACCAATTTGTTCTTTTTAATGTTCTCAAAATCAAATATCATGTGGGACACACTTAACTATATGCAAGGACAGAGTCCTACTGCCCCCCTACATTAAAGGATGCAACAATGTGAATCCACATAACTATATAATGATTATACATAAgcttaacttatgattaagtatttTTTTCCATCTTTAAGATGTTTATcccatatatatattcatataatatGATTTGAACATTCTATATGATAAGTTATTTCACAATTTTGTAAGGTTACATGGAGTCTTATCTGTCTTGAGGTTCCAATGCTTGGAATAAACATTCCTGAACATGAATTGGGATGTCATGGACCTCCAAAGTTTTTTTTCTTTGCCTCAACCTACTGTTCTTGTTCTAATCTGACCATCAATTCCTATGGCTTAACTCTTGGAGGTTCATTGCACATATCAAAATATTTCAGCATCAGATATGAAGTGCAGCTATTGCAACTAGAACTGTAGCATAAGTCTCCATGTTTCCATGCATAAGTCTACAGTTCCAAAGGCTATCCATCATACACTCGAGTCCTCATCAAGTTTGGGAGATGGTATCTGATACAAATTTCAGGTTCCTGTAGCTCTACTGTGCAGCATAGAGACTATGAACTCTTAGATATGATCTGTAGCTTCTTCTGTAATCTGATCCACGACATTAAGCTTCGCATCACTCGCACTCAACACACCCACACTGACGCAATAAAACTATAAAGATGATTATTTTGACACGATCACAAGAAAGATCCAATTCGAACAGCCTTCACATTGCAGTGCAGTCGATAAAAGCGTCATGGAAAGGAGATCAATAATCTGAGGAGGAACCAAAAGCAAATTAAAAGTTCGAATGAGGATTAATGCATCAAAACCCAGAATCACAAGCGGTAAGAGAGAAGCATGCATACTTGTAGAGGCAACAAAACAGTATCAAGCGTTTGCATTTGTTTGATTGCAATCAATCACGTACGGTTACAGCAGCTTTTCACAGAGGTGAAGAGGAAGCTCCATTGAAGCAAGAGATGTGAGAGCATCGATGGGAGCTGACTGCCGTATCCTTTTTATTTTCCTGGGTGCAAGAGATTGAACAGCTCTGCCATGTGGTCCACTGGAGGACTAACCGGCGACGGGTAGGGTTTCCTCCATCTCCCTCGAGATGCATGTTGAGTGTGGAGGAGAGTTCCAAGTAGAAGAGAGCCAAGC is a window from the Musa acuminata AAA Group cultivar baxijiao chromosome BXJ2-1, Cavendish_Baxijiao_AAA, whole genome shotgun sequence genome containing:
- the LOC135597995 gene encoding protein DEEPER ROOTING 1-like — translated: MRILSWVQNKFHGRQEKKKFDAGVSSAHYASMSGNQKEEPNDWPQALLTIGTLGNNDLKEESHRVEYSQDLDSSQDLSDFTIEEVNKLQKELKKLLTRKSKLKSNGSEIGEEDRANLPLNRFLNCPSSLEVDRTANTKHECSENENNGDLSPNTKIMLSKLRDSLLGNRNTIKKKSISFLLKKVFVCGGGFAPAPSSRDPAPESRMEKILRAILAKKMSQPNSAPASSKKKYLENKPAERTREGEEEDKKKAQCKWVKTDSEFIVLEI